The proteins below come from a single Stutzerimonas stutzeri RCH2 genomic window:
- a CDS encoding nitrate reductase cytochrome c-type subunit has translation MKFRLLPLTLLAVFGLAIAAETNYPLDAPAPDGRRPGGTITQEFTPPKLHDEENKDIRRERNYPEQPPTIPHSIRGYHVDKNANKCLSCHSRANSARAQAPMISITHYTDRDQQTLAAVAPRRYFCTQCHVPQHDVKPLVENRFKNIDELLYRETSPSTSGN, from the coding sequence ATGAAATTTCGTTTACTGCCGCTGACTCTGCTTGCGGTGTTCGGCCTGGCCATCGCTGCCGAAACCAACTATCCGCTGGACGCTCCGGCCCCGGACGGACGCCGCCCAGGCGGGACCATCACCCAGGAGTTCACCCCACCGAAGCTGCATGACGAGGAGAACAAGGACATCCGGCGCGAGCGCAACTATCCGGAGCAACCGCCGACCATCCCGCACAGCATCCGCGGTTATCACGTCGACAAGAATGCCAACAAATGCCTGAGCTGCCACAGCAGGGCCAACAGCGCACGCGCCCAGGCGCCGATGATCAGCATCACCCACTACACCGACCGCGACCAGCAGACCCTGGCAGCCGTCGCACCGCGGCGCTATTTCTGCACGCAATGTCACGTGCCACAGCATGATGTGAAGCCGCTGGTGGAAAACCGCTTCAAGAACATCGACGAGCTGCTGTACCGGGAAACCTCACCATCCACCAGCGGAAACTGA
- a CDS encoding cytochrome c3 family protein, whose translation MKSIKSFFKRYWGVLRRPSVHYSLGALTLGGFIAGIIFWGGFNTALEATNTEAFCISCHEMEDNVYMEIKDTIHYSNRSGVRATCPDCHVPHKWTDKIARKMQASKEVWGTIFGTINTREKFLDKRRELAEHEWARLKANDSLECRNCHDFGFMDFTRQGKRASEFHSTALANGEATCIDCHKGIAHKLPDMRGVPGW comes from the coding sequence ATGAAGTCGATCAAGTCGTTTTTCAAACGCTACTGGGGCGTTCTACGCCGACCCAGCGTCCATTACAGCCTGGGCGCGCTGACGCTCGGTGGTTTCATCGCCGGGATCATCTTCTGGGGCGGTTTCAACACCGCGCTGGAAGCCACTAACACGGAGGCCTTCTGCATTTCTTGTCACGAGATGGAAGACAACGTGTACATGGAGATCAAGGACACCATTCACTACAGCAACCGCTCGGGCGTACGGGCAACCTGTCCGGACTGCCACGTACCGCACAAGTGGACCGACAAGATCGCGCGCAAGATGCAGGCCTCCAAGGAGGTCTGGGGCACGATTTTCGGCACCATCAACACGCGCGAGAAATTCCTCGACAAGCGTCGGGAGCTGGCAGAGCACGAGTGGGCGCGCCTGAAGGCCAACGATTCGCTGGAATGCCGCAACTGCCATGACTTCGGCTTCATGGACTTCACCCGGCAAGGCAAGCGGGCATCGGAGTTCCACTCCACCGCCCTGGCCAATGGCGAAGCGACCTGCATCGATTGCCACAAGGGCATCGCGCACAAGCTGCCCGATATGCGGGGAGTGCCGGGCTGGTGA
- the dcd gene encoding dCTP deaminase — MSIKSDKWIRRMAQEHGMIEPFVERQVRTEGNDRLISYGVSSYGYDVRCADEFKVFTNINSATVDPKNFDEKSFVDIKSDVCIIPPNSFALARTVEYFRIPRNVLTICLGKSTYARCGIIVNVTPLEPEWEGHVTLEFSNTTTLPAKIYANEGVAQMLFLESDEECEVSYRDRGGKYQGQRGVTLPKA; from the coding sequence ATGAGCATCAAATCGGACAAGTGGATTCGCCGCATGGCCCAGGAACACGGCATGATCGAGCCCTTCGTCGAGCGCCAGGTGCGCACCGAAGGCAATGATCGGCTGATTTCCTACGGTGTCTCGAGCTACGGCTACGATGTGCGCTGCGCCGATGAATTCAAGGTGTTCACCAACATCAACTCAGCGACGGTCGACCCGAAGAACTTCGACGAGAAAAGCTTCGTCGACATCAAGAGCGACGTCTGCATCATTCCGCCGAACTCCTTCGCCTTGGCGCGTACCGTCGAGTACTTCCGCATTCCGCGCAATGTGCTGACCATCTGCCTTGGCAAGAGCACCTACGCGCGCTGCGGCATCATCGTCAACGTCACGCCGCTGGAGCCTGAGTGGGAAGGGCACGTGACGCTGGAATTTTCCAACACCACCACGCTGCCGGCGAAGATCTATGCGAACGAAGGCGTGGCGCAGATGCTGTTTCTTGAATCTGACGAAGAGTGTGAAGTGTCCTACCGCGATCGCGGCGGCAAATACCAGGGCCAGCGCGGCGTGACGCTGCCCAAGGCCTGA
- a CDS encoding cold-shock protein, protein MSNRQTGTVKWFNDEKGFGFITPQSGDDLFVHFRAIQGDGFKSLKEGQQVSFVATRGQKGMQAEEVQVI, encoded by the coding sequence ATGTCCAATCGCCAAACCGGTACCGTTAAGTGGTTCAACGATGAGAAAGGCTTCGGCTTCATCACTCCGCAATCCGGTGACGACCTCTTCGTACACTTCCGCGCCATCCAGGGCGACGGTTTCAAGAGCCTGAAAGAAGGCCAGCAAGTTTCCTTCGTCGCTACCCGCGGCCAGAAGGGCATGCAAGCTGAGGAAGTTCAGGTTATCTAA
- the apbC gene encoding iron-sulfur cluster carrier protein ApbC — MSVTREAVETVLRQYTDPHLNQDPVSAGCVRSIDVQGDRVSVQLELGYAAGLFRSGWAQLLAMAIEQLEGVSRADVQVDCVVRAHKAQDQVPALANVKNIIAVASGKGGVGKSTTAANLALALAREGARVGVLDADIYGPSQGIMFGIAEGTRPEIRDGKAFIPLEAHGVQVMSMAFLSDDKTPMVWRGPMVSGALLQLITQTAWNDLDYLVVDMPPGTGDIQLTLAQKVPVAGAVIVTTPQDLALLDAKKGVEMFRKVNIPVLGVVENMAIHICSNCGHAEHLFGEGGGEKLAAQYNVDLLASLPLSMAIRSQADAGKPTVIADPESQIAMIYQEVARTVGARIAQSGQIIAQSMPKIVISED, encoded by the coding sequence ATGTCCGTCACCCGTGAAGCTGTGGAAACCGTACTGCGTCAGTACACCGATCCCCATTTGAATCAGGATCCGGTAAGCGCCGGTTGCGTGCGTTCAATTGACGTACAGGGTGATCGGGTCAGCGTGCAGCTGGAGTTGGGTTATGCCGCTGGGTTGTTTCGCAGCGGCTGGGCGCAGCTGTTGGCGATGGCAATCGAGCAGCTGGAAGGTGTAAGCCGCGCGGATGTACAGGTCGACTGCGTAGTCCGAGCGCACAAAGCGCAGGATCAGGTGCCCGCGTTGGCGAATGTGAAGAACATCATCGCAGTGGCATCGGGTAAGGGTGGCGTCGGCAAATCCACCACGGCGGCCAATCTTGCTTTGGCGCTGGCGCGGGAAGGTGCGCGGGTGGGGGTGCTGGACGCCGATATCTATGGCCCGAGCCAGGGCATCATGTTTGGCATTGCCGAGGGCACTCGCCCAGAGATTCGCGATGGCAAGGCATTCATTCCGCTGGAAGCCCATGGCGTGCAGGTCATGTCGATGGCGTTCCTGTCTGACGACAAGACTCCGATGGTCTGGCGCGGACCGATGGTGTCCGGGGCGCTGCTGCAGTTGATTACCCAGACTGCCTGGAACGATCTCGATTACCTGGTGGTGGACATGCCGCCGGGAACGGGCGACATCCAGCTGACGCTGGCGCAGAAGGTCCCGGTGGCCGGTGCGGTGATCGTAACCACGCCGCAGGATCTAGCGCTGCTCGACGCGAAGAAGGGCGTAGAGATGTTCCGCAAGGTGAACATTCCGGTGCTTGGTGTGGTGGAGAACATGGCCATCCATATCTGCTCCAATTGCGGCCATGCGGAGCATCTGTTCGGCGAGGGTGGTGGTGAGAAGCTGGCAGCGCAGTACAACGTCGATCTGCTGGCATCGCTGCCGCTGTCGATGGCGATCCGCAGCCAGGCGGATGCAGGCAAACCGACGGTGATCGCCGACCCGGAAAGCCAGATCGCGATGATCTACCAGGAAGTGGCGCGTACCGTCGGTGCTCGGATTGCGCAGAGCGGGCAGATCATCGCCCAGTCGATGCCAAAGATCGTGATTTCCGAGGACTGA
- the metG gene encoding methionine--tRNA ligase yields MSEARQILVTSALPYANGSIHLGHMLEYIQTDMWVRFQKLRGNQCIYVCADDAHGSAIMLRAEKEGITPEQLIANVQAEHSGDFADFLVDFDNFHSTHSEENRELAELIYTRLRDVGHIATRSVTQYFDPEKGMFLADRFIKGTCPKCAAEDQYGDNCEKCGATYEPTELKHPRSAISGATPVLKDSKHFFFKLPDFEAMLKQWTRGGALQESVANKIAEWLDGGLQEWDISRDAPYFGFEIPGEPGKYFYVWLDAPIGYMASFENLCKRRPELSFDTFWSKDSTAELYHFIGKDIINFHTLFWPAMLEGAGFRKPTAVNVHGYLTVNGQKMSKSRGTFIKARTYLDHLNPEYLRYYYASKLGRGVDDLDLNLEDFVQKVNSDLVGKVVNIASRCAGFIHKGNGGVMVDANPEPELWAAFQEAAPGIAEAYEARDFARAMREIMALADRANAWIADKAPWALNKVEGKQAEVQEICAFGVNLFRQLVIFLKPVLPNLAAAAEQFLNVKPLRWNDHATLLANHQLNAFTPLMTRIEPAKIEAMIEASKEDLASSEASAAPAGNGELTKQPIATEINFDAFAAVDLRIALIEKAEFVEGADKLLRLTLDIGDAKRNVFSGIKSAYPDPGKLEGRLTLYVANLAPRKMKFGMSEGMVLAAGPGGSEIYLLSPDNGAKPGQRVM; encoded by the coding sequence ATGTCCGAAGCTCGCCAGATTCTCGTTACCAGCGCCCTGCCCTACGCCAACGGTTCGATCCACCTCGGCCACATGCTCGAGTACATCCAGACCGACATGTGGGTGCGCTTCCAGAAGCTGCGCGGCAACCAGTGCATCTACGTCTGCGCCGACGACGCACATGGCTCGGCGATCATGCTGCGCGCTGAAAAGGAAGGCATAACGCCCGAACAACTGATCGCCAACGTGCAGGCCGAACACAGTGGCGACTTTGCCGACTTCCTGGTGGATTTCGACAACTTCCACTCCACCCATTCGGAAGAAAACCGCGAGCTGGCCGAGCTGATCTATACCCGCCTGCGCGACGTTGGCCACATCGCCACCCGCTCGGTGACCCAGTATTTCGACCCCGAGAAAGGCATGTTCCTCGCCGACCGTTTCATCAAGGGCACCTGCCCGAAGTGCGCGGCCGAGGACCAGTACGGCGACAACTGCGAGAAATGCGGCGCGACCTACGAGCCGACCGAGCTGAAACATCCGCGCTCGGCGATTTCCGGCGCCACGCCGGTGCTCAAGGACTCCAAGCACTTCTTCTTCAAGCTGCCGGACTTCGAGGCCATGCTCAAGCAATGGACCCGCGGCGGCGCGCTGCAGGAGTCGGTTGCCAACAAGATCGCCGAATGGCTCGACGGCGGGCTGCAAGAATGGGATATCTCCCGCGACGCGCCTTATTTCGGCTTTGAGATTCCGGGTGAGCCAGGCAAATACTTCTACGTCTGGCTGGACGCGCCGATCGGCTACATGGCCAGCTTCGAGAACCTGTGCAAGCGCCGCCCCGAGCTGAGCTTCGACACCTTCTGGAGCAAGGACTCGACTGCCGAGCTGTACCACTTCATCGGCAAGGACATCATCAACTTCCACACCCTGTTCTGGCCCGCCATGCTCGAAGGCGCCGGTTTCCGCAAGCCCACCGCCGTCAATGTCCACGGCTACCTGACCGTGAATGGGCAGAAGATGTCCAAGTCCCGTGGCACCTTCATCAAGGCGCGCACCTACCTCGACCATCTCAATCCCGAGTACCTGCGCTACTACTATGCGTCCAAGCTCGGCCGTGGCGTCGACGATCTCGACCTGAATCTCGAGGACTTCGTGCAGAAGGTCAATTCCGACCTGGTCGGCAAGGTGGTCAACATCGCCAGCCGCTGCGCGGGCTTCATCCACAAGGGTAATGGCGGAGTGATGGTCGATGCCAACCCTGAGCCCGAACTCTGGGCCGCCTTCCAGGAAGCTGCACCAGGTATCGCCGAGGCCTATGAAGCACGCGACTTCGCCCGCGCCATGCGCGAAATCATGGCGCTCGCTGACCGTGCCAACGCCTGGATCGCCGACAAGGCGCCCTGGGCTCTAAACAAGGTCGAAGGCAAGCAGGCCGAGGTGCAGGAAATCTGCGCCTTCGGTGTCAACCTGTTCCGCCAGCTGGTTATCTTCCTCAAGCCGGTGCTACCGAACCTTGCCGCCGCTGCCGAGCAGTTCCTCAATGTTAAGCCGCTGCGCTGGAACGATCACGCAACGCTGCTGGCCAATCACCAACTCAACGCCTTCACCCCACTGATGACTCGTATCGAGCCGGCGAAGATCGAAGCCATGATCGAAGCTTCCAAAGAAGACCTCGCCTCCAGCGAAGCCTCAGCTGCCCCGGCAGGCAATGGCGAACTAACCAAGCAACCGATCGCCACGGAAATCAACTTCGATGCGTTCGCCGCGGTCGATCTGCGTATTGCCCTGATCGAAAAGGCCGAGTTCGTCGAAGGCGCCGACAAGCTGCTACGCCTGACGCTGGACATCGGTGATGCCAAGCGCAACGTGTTCTCTGGCATCAAGAGCGCCTATCCAGATCCGGGCAAATTGGAAGGTCGTCTGACTCTCTACGTTGCCAACCTGGCGCCACGCAAGATGAAGTTCGGCATGTCCGAAGGCATGGTCCTGGCGGCGGGCCCTGGCGGCAGCGAGATCTACCTGCTGAGCCCCGATAACGGCGCCAAGCCGGGCCAACGCGTCATGTAA
- a CDS encoding cysteine-rich CWC family protein: MSEPVDSSRCPLCGQPNQCGECNPTAAQPCWCFSADIADDALERIPAALRNRACICPRCARGETANPDAP, from the coding sequence ATGAGCGAGCCTGTAGATTCTTCCCGCTGCCCACTCTGCGGCCAGCCCAACCAGTGCGGCGAATGCAACCCGACCGCGGCTCAGCCGTGCTGGTGCTTCAGCGCAGATATTGCCGACGATGCACTTGAGCGCATTCCTGCAGCCCTGCGGAACCGCGCCTGCATCTGCCCCCGCTGCGCCCGCGGCGAAACCGCAAACCCCGATGCGCCTTGA
- a CDS encoding pseudouridine synthase encodes MRLDRYLGNRARLSRQDVRRLVADGRVMVNGKVSQAMDQEIRVFDRIELEGESLQAGKAARYLMLHKPAGCVSATQDTAHRTVLDLIDEPDKQDLHIAGRLDFNTTGLMLLTNDGQWSRRLTQPTSLQGKVYLVETENEIDPACVDVFARGMYFRFENLTTLPAELVILASDKARLTLHEGRYHQVKRMFGHFNNKVTALHRESMGPLMLDPALEPGRYRSLTDHEIAQI; translated from the coding sequence ATGCGCCTTGACCGCTACCTCGGCAACCGCGCGCGCTTAAGCCGTCAGGATGTCCGGCGCCTAGTGGCCGACGGCCGAGTGATGGTCAACGGCAAAGTCAGCCAGGCCATGGACCAGGAAATTCGTGTCTTTGATCGCATCGAGCTGGAGGGAGAATCGCTGCAGGCCGGAAAGGCGGCCCGTTACCTGATGCTGCATAAGCCGGCAGGCTGCGTCAGCGCTACCCAGGATACGGCGCATCGCACCGTGCTGGACCTGATCGACGAACCGGACAAGCAGGACCTGCACATCGCCGGCCGTCTCGACTTCAATACCACCGGCCTTATGCTGCTCACCAACGACGGTCAGTGGTCCCGCCGCCTGACTCAACCAACCAGCCTGCAGGGCAAGGTCTACCTGGTTGAAACCGAAAACGAAATTGACCCAGCGTGCGTCGACGTTTTTGCCCGAGGCATGTACTTCCGTTTCGAAAACCTCACCACCCTTCCCGCCGAACTCGTGATACTCGCTTCAGACAAGGCCCGCCTCACCCTGCACGAGGGCCGCTACCATCAGGTCAAGCGCATGTTTGGCCACTTCAACAACAAGGTTACCGCCCTGCACCGCGAAAGCATGGGCCCTCTGATGCTGGACCCAGCACTTGAGCCGGGCCGGTATCGATCGCTGACTGACCACGAGATCGCGCAAATCTAG
- a CDS encoding YkgJ family cysteine cluster protein, with translation MNEMQRAMLFQKYEKATLKKYKKKLRENGSLIFAVNLVATLHRDAEDAVDDVKRQGVRFACGKGCNHCCSTRVEVLPAEAFYIAKKLKENKPDDLPQLIEALEHHAVKAYGVRMEDYKIPCPLLKDGICSIYSYRPFMCRKFNSIDIEPCKEHLASIPEADALVTMTAAIGHSVGLAYEGKGLSSIPHEFGQALLVALTDEGALSAWSQGQEVFPRIPEMVAS, from the coding sequence ATGAACGAGATGCAAAGGGCCATGCTTTTTCAAAAGTACGAAAAAGCAACGCTCAAGAAATACAAGAAGAAGCTTCGCGAGAACGGGAGCCTTATCTTTGCCGTAAATTTGGTGGCGACTCTACATCGTGATGCGGAAGACGCTGTCGATGACGTCAAGAGGCAGGGAGTAAGGTTCGCTTGCGGCAAGGGATGCAACCACTGTTGCTCTACCAGGGTGGAGGTTTTGCCGGCTGAAGCTTTTTATATTGCGAAGAAATTGAAAGAAAACAAGCCTGACGATTTGCCGCAGCTAATTGAGGCGCTTGAGCATCATGCGGTAAAGGCCTACGGGGTGCGGATGGAGGATTACAAAATCCCATGTCCGTTGCTGAAGGATGGCATTTGCTCAATTTACAGTTACCGACCGTTCATGTGTCGCAAGTTCAACTCGATAGATATTGAGCCATGTAAAGAACACCTCGCATCAATTCCCGAGGCTGACGCCCTAGTGACGATGACTGCGGCTATCGGCCATAGTGTCGGGTTGGCGTACGAAGGTAAGGGTCTTTCATCCATTCCGCACGAGTTCGGGCAGGCATTGCTTGTGGCATTGACGGATGAGGGCGCGCTCAGTGCTTGGTCGCAGGGGCAGGAAGTCTTTCCCAGAATTCCTGAAATGGTTGCGTCTTAA